One Halalkalicoccus sp. NIPERK01 DNA segment encodes these proteins:
- a CDS encoding Cdc6/Cdc18 family protein, with amino-acid sequence MSEQSSSRSHDIFESGDIFANRELVRVGHVPELGRVVGRDDEINEVGGALGPATRGGPPETTIIYGKTGTGKSLVSRCVTREANRRAEENDVSLQYAYVDCSDYQSETQASREMARELISHLGTDESVPRTGISAADYRDITWELLEKYAVDSFVVILDEIDKLSDDQLLRSLSRARESGKSDTFIGVICISNKIAYRERLNERVDSSLQDNELIFDPYDAGELQDILEHRKDAFKEDVLDDDVIPKTAALAAREHGDARKAVETFYEAGRLAEKANASRVTVDYVDDAITQAEVNRFERLVSGQTPHVKHILRALALLTEDKQQSRFKTAEIYDLYERIAETEETDPLSYDRVARLLKEQSFLGITESEHTGGGPGEGSYLKHRLIRDPDIVLGALNGE; translated from the coding sequence ATGTCCGAACAATCGTCTTCGCGATCGCACGACATCTTCGAAAGCGGGGATATCTTTGCCAACCGCGAGCTGGTACGGGTTGGACACGTACCCGAGCTCGGTCGCGTCGTCGGTCGCGACGACGAGATCAACGAAGTCGGAGGCGCGCTCGGTCCAGCGACTCGCGGCGGACCCCCGGAGACGACGATCATCTACGGGAAGACGGGCACGGGAAAGTCGCTCGTTTCCCGATGCGTCACTCGGGAGGCTAATCGTCGGGCAGAGGAAAACGACGTATCGCTGCAGTACGCGTACGTGGACTGTTCTGACTATCAGTCGGAAACGCAGGCGAGCCGCGAGATGGCTCGTGAGCTCATATCGCACCTCGGAACGGATGAGTCAGTTCCTCGAACGGGAATCAGCGCTGCGGATTATCGGGACATCACGTGGGAGCTCCTCGAGAAGTACGCCGTCGACTCGTTCGTCGTAATCCTCGATGAGATCGACAAACTCAGCGACGATCAGTTGCTTCGCAGTCTCTCCCGAGCACGAGAGAGTGGGAAGTCAGATACGTTCATCGGCGTCATCTGCATCAGCAACAAAATCGCGTACCGCGAGCGGCTGAACGAGCGGGTAGACTCTAGCCTGCAGGACAACGAACTGATCTTCGATCCTTACGATGCGGGGGAGCTACAGGACATTCTCGAGCATCGAAAGGACGCCTTCAAAGAGGATGTCCTCGACGACGACGTGATTCCGAAGACGGCCGCTCTAGCGGCTCGAGAACACGGGGACGCACGCAAAGCCGTCGAGACGTTCTACGAAGCCGGGCGTCTCGCCGAGAAGGCGAATGCATCGAGAGTGACGGTCGACTACGTGGACGATGCCATCACCCAAGCGGAGGTCAACCGGTTCGAACGCCTCGTCAGCGGCCAGACCCCTCACGTCAAGCACATCCTCCGGGCGCTGGCATTGCTTACCGAGGACAAACAACAAAGCCGGTTCAAAACAGCGGAGATCTACGACCTCTACGAGCGAATCGCGGAGACGGAAGAGACGGATCCGTTATCGTACGACCGCGTTGCTCGTCTTCTCAAAGAGCAGTCGTTTCTGGGGATCACGGAAAGCGAACATACGGGAGGCGGCCCCGGCGAGGGCAGCTATCTCAAGCATCGGTTGATTCGAGATCCCGATATCGTCCTCGGTGCGCTAAACGGCGAATAA
- a CDS encoding site-specific integrase encodes MSGSIDPSELPVDERMTKALQELLDEVSPDLESIEPERALELYLDDKARECRKSTISSHKSRLGSFIDWCRDQGLDDLTEVSTRDVRKFQLHRREEVGVNTEKTLMDTLHVFLRWCERIDAVQPGLWKCANPPNVPDEKKASDRVLHREEALPILDHLAKYEYASIEHVAWLLLVETGVRLGALRALDVKDYQSDCEPSYVEIVHRPETGTPIKNGSEGERWIGLSEEACEIVDDYLAHQRPDVTDSYDREPLLATAQGRVAKTTIRKYIYKWSRPCEIGLECPYDRVPEECTAATDVDRASKCPSSLTPHPIRRGYITYLLRSGVPIAVVSERCNVSPAIIEQHYDVQSEEDKMRQRQDILHEILNQPVITRSVPDIRDTDLQ; translated from the coding sequence ATGTCCGGATCGATCGACCCCTCGGAACTACCGGTCGACGAGCGGATGACGAAAGCCCTCCAGGAGTTACTCGACGAGGTCAGTCCCGATCTCGAATCAATTGAGCCGGAGCGCGCCCTCGAACTCTACCTCGACGATAAGGCACGGGAGTGCCGGAAGTCCACCATTAGCTCCCACAAATCACGCCTTGGATCCTTCATCGATTGGTGTCGCGACCAGGGCCTCGACGATCTCACGGAGGTATCGACACGCGATGTCCGGAAGTTCCAACTTCATCGTCGCGAGGAGGTCGGCGTGAACACCGAGAAGACCCTGATGGATACCCTCCACGTGTTCCTCCGGTGGTGCGAGCGAATCGACGCGGTACAACCCGGCCTCTGGAAGTGCGCCAATCCCCCGAACGTTCCCGACGAGAAGAAGGCCAGTGACCGGGTACTACACCGAGAGGAGGCCCTGCCGATTCTCGATCACCTCGCCAAGTACGAGTACGCTAGCATCGAGCACGTCGCTTGGCTCCTACTCGTTGAGACCGGCGTTCGCCTTGGTGCGCTTCGAGCGCTCGACGTCAAGGATTACCAAAGCGACTGTGAACCGTCATACGTGGAGATCGTCCACCGACCCGAGACCGGCACTCCGATCAAGAACGGATCCGAGGGTGAACGGTGGATCGGGCTCTCCGAAGAGGCGTGTGAGATCGTCGACGACTATCTGGCACACCAACGTCCGGACGTGACCGACTCGTACGATCGCGAGCCGCTGCTCGCGACCGCACAGGGTCGGGTCGCGAAGACGACGATCCGCAAGTACATCTACAAGTGGTCCCGACCGTGTGAGATCGGCCTCGAGTGTCCATACGATCGCGTTCCAGAGGAGTGCACCGCCGCTACCGACGTCGATCGAGCGTCGAAGTGCCCGTCGAGTTTGACGCCTCATCCCATCCGCCGCGGGTACATCACCTACCTGCTCCGATCAGGCGTTCCGATAGCGGTCGTTAGCGAGCGGTGTAACGTCTCACCAGCCATTATCGAGCAGCACTATGACGTTCAATCCGAGGAGGACAAAATGCGCCAGCGTCAGGACATTCTACACGAGATCTTGAACCAACCAGTAATTACTCGATCCGTTCCGGATATCCGCGATACGGATCTACAATAA
- a CDS encoding HNH endonuclease, which translates to MTGQIERRRRIGSDIQPDNTGRENDYKGTIYEYQVTQIQVSDAFRRRAFELYENKCVLTEIEESPLVTLSHIVPRSDEIGYAEDITNVMLLNWTHHVAFDSGIFTLDTDLRLRVNPAFKANDSWLRRTLLERDGKKLDLPEDVYLSEDRIRERNASIEWWPLSK; encoded by the coding sequence TTGACAGGCCAAATCGAGCGTCGCCGTAGAATTGGATCTGATATACAACCCGATAATACCGGACGAGAGAATGATTATAAGGGAACGATATACGAATACCAAGTCACTCAAATACAGGTCAGCGATGCCTTCCGGCGGAGGGCCTTTGAGTTATATGAAAACAAATGTGTTCTTACCGAAATCGAAGAAAGCCCGCTCGTAACACTGTCTCACATTGTACCAAGAAGTGACGAAATTGGATATGCAGAGGATATTACAAATGTCATGCTCCTGAACTGGACCCATCATGTTGCATTCGACAGCGGGATTTTTACCCTTGATACCGATCTACGTCTCCGAGTAAATCCCGCGTTCAAGGCCAACGACTCTTGGCTTCGACGAACTCTACTCGAAAGAGATGGAAAGAAGCTTGATCTTCCGGAAGACGTATACCTCTCGGAAGATCGGATACGTGAACGAAATGCTTCCATAGAGTGGTGGCCACTTTCAAAATGA